The proteins below come from a single Halomonas binhaiensis genomic window:
- a CDS encoding malonate--CoA ligase, translating to MNHNLFATFEQRMTARGQAPFITTRKDITKDITKNITTRESRNYSYAEALSVSSKLAGALVAMGVAPGDRVAVQVDKSPEAILLYLACLKVGGVYLPLNTGYTSEEIRYFLSDAEPALFVCRPAALDAARTVAAECGNVRVETLGTAAEGSLMAATAKATAHDTITPRASDDLAAILYTSGTTGRSKGAMLTHANLGSNALSLVEAWRFTEQDRLIHALPIFHTHGLFVACNVILMAGASMRFLPKFDVDVIFEELAEGTTMMGVPTFYTRLLKDPRLTREACANMRLFTSGSAPLTAETHQDFEAATGHAILERYGMTETNMNTSNPYDGERIAGTVGMPLPGVEIRITEREGGHHKPLPQGQIGMLEVRGPNVFKGYWRMTEKTREELLEDGFFITGDLALVDERGYVQIVGRDKDLVISGGYNVYPKEVEGHIDEMAGVVESAVIGLPHPDFGEGVTAVVVAEEGAALQEDAIIAALADKLAKYKQPKRVFFVDSLPRNTMGKVQKNQLRERFATTYQ from the coding sequence ATGAACCACAACCTCTTTGCGACCTTTGAACAACGTATGACAGCCCGGGGCCAGGCACCTTTCATTACGACAAGGAAAGACATAACTAAAGACATAACTAAAAACATAACTACGCGGGAAAGTCGCAACTATTCCTATGCCGAAGCCCTCAGTGTCAGCTCCAAGCTGGCCGGCGCCCTGGTGGCCATGGGCGTCGCTCCCGGCGACCGGGTTGCCGTTCAGGTCGACAAGAGTCCCGAAGCGATTCTGCTGTATCTGGCCTGTCTCAAGGTCGGTGGTGTCTATCTGCCCCTCAACACAGGCTATACCTCGGAGGAAATTCGCTACTTCCTCAGCGATGCTGAACCGGCCTTGTTTGTATGCCGCCCCGCTGCCCTGGATGCCGCTCGCACAGTCGCGGCCGAATGCGGCAATGTGCGTGTCGAAACCCTAGGCACGGCGGCGGAAGGCAGCCTGATGGCGGCGACGGCAAAGGCCACAGCACATGACACCATTACCCCGCGCGCCAGCGATGACCTGGCGGCCATCCTGTATACCTCCGGCACGACCGGCCGCTCCAAGGGTGCCATGCTGACCCATGCCAACCTGGGCTCCAATGCGCTATCGCTGGTCGAAGCCTGGCGCTTTACCGAGCAGGACCGCCTGATCCACGCCCTGCCCATCTTCCATACACATGGTCTGTTCGTTGCCTGCAACGTCATCCTGATGGCCGGAGCCAGCATGCGCTTCCTGCCCAAGTTCGACGTCGACGTGATCTTCGAGGAATTGGCCGAAGGCACGACCATGATGGGCGTTCCAACCTTCTATACTCGCCTGCTCAAGGATCCGCGCTTGACCCGAGAGGCCTGCGCCAACATGCGCCTGTTCACTTCGGGCTCAGCCCCCTTGACGGCAGAAACGCATCAGGATTTCGAGGCGGCCACAGGCCATGCCATTCTCGAACGCTATGGCATGACCGAAACCAACATGAACACTTCCAACCCTTATGATGGCGAGCGCATTGCCGGTACTGTCGGCATGCCATTGCCGGGGGTGGAAATTCGTATTACCGAGCGTGAAGGAGGACATCACAAGCCCCTGCCCCAGGGCCAGATTGGCATGCTCGAAGTGCGTGGCCCCAACGTGTTCAAGGGCTACTGGCGCATGACGGAAAAGACCCGGGAGGAACTGCTGGAAGACGGCTTCTTCATTACCGGCGACCTGGCCCTGGTAGACGAACGCGGCTATGTGCAGATCGTCGGCCGCGACAAGGACCTGGTCATCTCCGGCGGCTACAACGTCTATCCCAAGGAAGTGGAAGGCCATATCGATGAAATGGCAGGTGTCGTGGAGTCTGCCGTCATTGGCTTGCCCCATCCGGATTTCGGCGAAGGCGTTACCGCCGTTGTCGTTGCCGAGGAAGGTGCAGCACTCCAGGAAGATGCCATCATCGCGGCTCTGGCCGACAAGCTGGCCAAATACAAGCAGCCCAAGCGGGTGTTCTTCGTCGACAGCCTGCCACGCAATACCATGGGCAAGGTGCAGAAGAACCAGTTGCGCGAGCGATTCGCCACCACTTATCAGTAG